Proteins encoded by one window of Nocardia goodfellowii:
- a CDS encoding neutral zinc metallopeptidase: MNQPLTSRRPPGGNRHGLPITAICGAIAIIAMVGFVVAAGWPAGAPRPTDRAAGLTLGAGLASGPGFTGAPSDPAKPAGYAAAPVDPVRLSGAAQFPSSRQVQALADHPLFAQHVGLTRVDCTLPGWGADATAARAFYLAAIDCLDAAWEPTLRGAGLPFRSPRLAVPEQPGTLSSPCAREDGDTAESLYCMIDETIILPLDGLRTVTSGSRRGAQLAALAHEYGHHIQSLIGVMRAYLDKRTAVGWHTGAGQEQSRRLDLQAACFAGMFFGSNHGRADIDQQTWDEAVRVTRVAGDRPGYARLHGTDFNVWGWWKWGADLGDTSECNTWYSAAPYVA, translated from the coding sequence ATGAACCAGCCGTTGACATCTCGCCGGCCACCCGGCGGCAACCGGCACGGGCTCCCGATCACCGCGATCTGCGGTGCGATCGCGATCATCGCGATGGTCGGATTCGTGGTGGCGGCCGGCTGGCCCGCCGGTGCGCCCCGCCCCACCGACCGGGCCGCCGGGCTGACGCTCGGCGCGGGACTCGCGTCCGGGCCGGGATTCACCGGCGCGCCCTCGGATCCCGCGAAACCGGCAGGTTATGCCGCCGCGCCGGTGGACCCGGTGCGACTATCCGGTGCGGCGCAATTCCCGTCCAGCCGGCAGGTGCAGGCGCTGGCCGATCATCCGTTGTTCGCCCAGCACGTCGGGCTGACCAGGGTCGACTGCACCTTGCCCGGGTGGGGCGCCGACGCCACCGCGGCCCGCGCGTTCTATCTCGCCGCCATCGACTGCCTGGACGCCGCGTGGGAGCCGACACTGCGCGGCGCGGGCCTGCCGTTCCGCTCGCCGCGGTTGGCCGTGCCGGAGCAGCCCGGCACGCTCAGCAGCCCGTGCGCCCGCGAGGACGGCGACACCGCCGAATCCCTCTACTGCATGATCGACGAGACGATCATTCTGCCGCTCGACGGGTTACGCACGGTGACCAGCGGCTCTCGCCGCGGGGCCCAGCTGGCCGCGCTCGCCCACGAGTACGGCCACCACATCCAATCGCTGATCGGCGTCATGCGGGCCTATCTCGACAAACGCACCGCGGTCGGCTGGCATACCGGAGCCGGCCAGGAACAGAGCCGTCGCCTGGACCTGCAGGCCGCGTGCTTCGCCGGAATGTTCTTCGGCAGTAATCACGGTCGCGCCGATATCGATCAGCAGACCTGGGACGAGGCGGTGCGCGTCACCCGGGTGGCCGGTGACCGGCCCGGCTACGCCCGGCTGCACGGCACCGACTTCAATGTGTGGGGCTGGTGGAAATGGGGTGCCGATCTGGGCGACACCTCCGAGTGCAACACCTGGTACTCGGCCGCACCGTACGTGGCGTGA